The following proteins come from a genomic window of Limnohabitans sp. 103DPR2:
- a CDS encoding porin codes for MTFKYRALTLGCFAAMGLVGNAHAVKLAGDLLEVYGNLYPQYQTVTFGDSSATGAEVSTMTKGKTGAQTNTFTAGAVSATKFTPVNSYIGFKGQKTVGDLTLGYDVQGVVNIDSSNGSSFLSEPRDAFVFVEHKSFGSLTAGQQDTYYKQNGDKVRMLGVSSSNFVSSANVASNPTWGNKGVSTSFNTRINGQLLWASPRINGFEVGYSLRQDPSKTATKNASLSSVGINWTDKKYYVGLAQETHNDYFAVSGTASTATAGSIYNAAAGLRSKDTATRLSFGYRVSGMRIGADTSTLKYTETSAQVNGFQSYKTTTYQVTGEYDLNSQITVAAQYANNAAGNCTLNGTIACSTAGLGGNLVGFGAKYNLDKNFAIFALAAKGSANSGAVISLGSGAGKTAVGGTINAAAVGIQARF; via the coding sequence ATGACTTTCAAATACCGTGCACTGACATTGGGTTGCTTCGCAGCCATGGGCTTGGTGGGCAATGCCCACGCTGTTAAATTGGCTGGCGACCTGCTCGAGGTTTATGGCAACCTTTACCCACAGTACCAAACTGTGACATTTGGTGACTCATCTGCAACTGGCGCCGAAGTCAGCACGATGACAAAAGGCAAGACTGGCGCACAAACCAACACATTCACAGCGGGTGCAGTTAGCGCCACCAAGTTCACACCCGTCAACTCTTACATTGGCTTCAAAGGTCAAAAAACTGTTGGCGACTTGACATTGGGTTATGACGTGCAAGGCGTGGTCAACATTGACAGCTCCAATGGTTCTTCTTTCTTGTCCGAGCCACGCGATGCTTTCGTATTTGTTGAACACAAATCTTTCGGCTCTTTGACAGCTGGTCAACAAGACACTTATTACAAGCAAAACGGCGACAAGGTTCGCATGTTGGGCGTCTCTTCTAGCAACTTCGTGTCCAGCGCCAACGTTGCCTCCAATCCAACATGGGGTAACAAAGGTGTTTCTACATCATTCAACACACGCATCAATGGTCAGCTGTTGTGGGCAAGCCCACGCATCAATGGCTTCGAAGTGGGTTACTCTTTGCGCCAAGACCCTTCTAAAACAGCGACAAAGAACGCAAGCTTGTCGTCCGTAGGTATCAACTGGACTGACAAAAAATACTACGTTGGTTTGGCTCAAGAGACTCACAATGATTACTTTGCAGTTTCCGGCACAGCTTCCACAGCAACCGCTGGCTCAATTTACAACGCAGCTGCAGGCTTGCGCTCCAAAGACACTGCTACACGCTTGTCTTTTGGATACCGCGTCTCCGGCATGCGCATCGGCGCTGACACCTCCACTTTGAAGTACACAGAAACTTCTGCGCAAGTCAACGGCTTCCAAAGCTACAAAACCACCACTTACCAAGTGACTGGCGAGTACGATTTGAACAGCCAAATCACAGTGGCCGCACAATACGCCAACAATGCTGCAGGCAATTGCACATTGAACGGCACCATCGCTTGCTCCACAGCAGGCTTGGGTGGCAACTTGGTAGGCTTTGGCGCCAAGTACAACTTGGACAAGAACTTCGCCATCTTCGCATTGGCTGCTAAAGGTTCTGCCAACTCTGGCGCTGTGATTTCTTTGGGCAGTGGCGCTGGCAAAACAGCAGTTGGTGGCACCATCAACGCTGCAGCAGTTGGTATCCAAGCTCGCTTCTAA
- a CDS encoding c-type cytochrome: MKSMIAGVLSLFSLCAHSADADAIQRGKGLFMQHQCYSCHGTEGQGGERNAGPKIFPNPTPFVAFELQLRTPRNLMPRYAVQSINDVQLKDLYAYVENMRTSPAVAQIPLINNAMR, translated from the coding sequence ATGAAGTCAATGATTGCAGGTGTGCTCTCGCTGTTCAGCTTGTGCGCCCATTCCGCCGATGCAGATGCCATTCAAAGGGGCAAAGGCCTTTTCATGCAGCACCAATGCTACAGCTGCCATGGCACTGAAGGCCAAGGCGGGGAGCGCAACGCAGGCCCTAAAATTTTCCCCAACCCAACGCCCTTCGTTGCGTTTGAATTGCAACTGCGAACACCACGCAACCTCATGCCCCGCTACGCAGTGCAGAGCATCAACGATGTGCAGTTGAAAGATTTGTATGCGTATGTTGAGAACATGCGCACCAGCCCTGCTGTGGCGCAGATTCCCTTGATCAACAACGCAATGCGCTGA
- a CDS encoding thiamine pyrophosphate-binding protein produces the protein MTDHNKQTPADLDSNQAAPTTRRRDFLKGVASASAAGVALVQQAQAATPAGPANSKLSDVDAKAVESGRLIPRPGSDFMVDVIKSLNLEYVAANPGSSFRSLHESVVNYGGNKAPELITCLHEESSVAIAHGYAKAAGKPMAVMAHGSVGFQHAAMAVYNAWCDRVPVIMFGGNGIDADKRRPGTEWSHSVQDPALLLRDYVKWDDAPGSLQHFAESTVRAYRVATTGQMGPVVIMADIDLQEDAIHGKPPSIPKLRPTLPLQGDTGALQEAAKLLLNAKNPVIMADRAARNQDGVKALVKLAESLQAPVIDLGGRMNFPNTHHLCLSDQKRALVRDADVILMLEVYDPWGQVNGLSDPFKTVRPEAKADVKIITIGMNDVSIRSNYQDFQRFLSVEMAIPGEAQASMPVLTDYILKNTTSAQKTSFEARRELMKKRWEKQLQDAKEGAALGWDAAPISTARLAMETFEVIRNEPWCLAVSDRIAWARKLWPTTQYHQMLGGSGGQGVGYGLPASVGAALANKSLGRMTVTFQPDGDLLYAPGALWTAAHHKIPLLMVMHNNGGYYQEVMHLQRMASLHNRRTDQAWIGNSLRNPDIDFAKIAQGMGVWAEGPIKDPSQLKGALQRALAEVKQGRPALLDVVCQAR, from the coding sequence ATGACTGATCACAACAAGCAAACACCTGCAGATCTGGATTCAAATCAAGCAGCGCCCACGACGAGGCGCAGAGATTTTTTAAAAGGTGTGGCCAGTGCATCGGCTGCCGGTGTGGCTTTGGTTCAACAAGCCCAGGCAGCAACGCCAGCAGGTCCTGCCAACAGCAAGTTGAGTGATGTGGATGCCAAGGCCGTCGAAAGTGGCCGACTCATCCCGCGGCCAGGCTCAGACTTCATGGTCGATGTGATCAAGAGTTTGAATTTGGAATATGTTGCTGCCAACCCGGGCTCCAGTTTTAGAAGTTTGCATGAGTCTGTCGTGAACTATGGCGGCAACAAAGCGCCAGAATTGATCACCTGTTTGCACGAAGAATCGTCAGTGGCCATTGCCCATGGCTATGCCAAAGCAGCAGGCAAACCCATGGCCGTGATGGCGCATGGCAGCGTGGGCTTTCAGCATGCGGCCATGGCGGTTTACAACGCTTGGTGTGACCGCGTGCCAGTCATCATGTTTGGCGGCAATGGCATTGATGCCGACAAACGCCGACCTGGTACCGAGTGGTCACACTCTGTGCAGGACCCTGCACTCTTGCTGCGCGATTATGTGAAGTGGGATGATGCGCCTGGCTCTTTGCAACATTTTGCAGAGTCCACTGTACGTGCCTATCGTGTGGCCACCACCGGTCAGATGGGGCCTGTGGTGATCATGGCCGACATCGATTTGCAAGAAGATGCCATTCACGGCAAACCCCCTAGCATTCCAAAGCTCAGGCCTACACTGCCGCTGCAAGGTGACACCGGTGCCTTGCAAGAGGCAGCCAAACTTCTCTTGAATGCCAAGAACCCCGTCATCATGGCCGACCGAGCTGCGCGCAACCAAGACGGCGTCAAAGCCTTGGTGAAGTTGGCTGAAAGTTTGCAAGCGCCTGTCATTGATTTGGGTGGGCGCATGAATTTTCCCAATACTCATCACTTGTGCCTAAGCGATCAAAAGCGTGCGCTGGTGCGTGATGCCGATGTGATCTTGATGTTGGAGGTGTACGACCCCTGGGGTCAGGTCAATGGTCTCAGCGATCCTTTCAAAACAGTTCGCCCAGAAGCCAAAGCCGATGTGAAGATCATCACCATTGGCATGAACGATGTGTCCATCCGTTCCAACTACCAAGACTTCCAACGCTTCTTGTCAGTGGAGATGGCCATACCCGGTGAAGCACAAGCCTCGATGCCTGTGCTCACCGACTACATCTTGAAAAATACCACGTCTGCACAAAAGACAAGTTTCGAAGCCCGTCGCGAGTTGATGAAGAAGCGCTGGGAAAAGCAACTTCAAGATGCCAAAGAAGGCGCAGCCTTAGGCTGGGACGCCGCGCCCATCAGCACGGCGCGCTTGGCCATGGAAACTTTTGAAGTGATCAGAAACGAACCCTGGTGCTTGGCGGTCAGCGATCGCATTGCGTGGGCGCGCAAACTCTGGCCCACCACGCAATATCACCAAATGTTAGGGGGCTCGGGCGGACAAGGTGTGGGCTATGGCTTGCCTGCATCCGTGGGTGCAGCCTTGGCCAACAAATCATTGGGCCGAATGACGGTGACGTTTCAGCCCGATGGCGATTTGCTTTACGCGCCCGGCGCCTTGTGGACCGCTGCGCACCACAAAATTCCGTTGTTGATGGTGATGCACAACAACGGAGGCTATTACCAAGAGGTAATGCATTTGCAGCGCATGGCCTCATTGCACAACAGACGCACCGACCAAGCTTGGATTGGCAACAGTTTGCGCAACCCCGACATTGACTTTGCCAAGATTGCCCAAGGCATGGGCGTGTGGGCTGAAGGCCCGATCAAAGACCCTTCGCAACTCAAAGGTGCGTTGCAACGCGCACTGGCCGAGGTGAAACAAGGACGTCCAGCTTTGTTGGACGTGGTTTGCCAAGCGCGTTGA
- a CDS encoding MFS transporter, with amino-acid sequence MSASNAAVADATQLSKLDIRNMGLITLGHSLTHWYPATFFMLLPLIGNEMGLSYSQIGFIMTCQYAAGAISNVPGGMLVDVWGKKGQLMALSLFWVGFPYLMMGFSSQYWMLLICVMLVGIGNNLWHPTAIPLLGSMFPKRKGLALSLHGMGGNVGDALAPLAVGALLTTLSWREIVVLNVVPGAAMSMLILFFLGTMTFAPKKKTAPSSDAPVAAADAKGQSMHSYLQGVKDLMRTPGLFLLTLSSGFRSMTQGTLLTFLPLYLAKEMHYDVFWVGAGMALLQLAGFIAAPIAGHLSDTMGRKTILMSSFGMSGVVLLLMTFAGGSPWFVFLIAVLGFFLYAARPIMQAWMLEATPKNMGGTAIGLMFGMQSGAQAVAPILGGIVADHYGLLAAFYLLAATIIIANLMVYWIPAHSKDASHD; translated from the coding sequence ATGAGTGCCAGCAACGCAGCCGTGGCAGACGCCACGCAACTTTCCAAGCTGGACATTCGCAACATGGGCCTGATCACCTTGGGCCACTCACTCACCCATTGGTATCCGGCCACCTTCTTCATGTTGTTGCCACTGATTGGCAATGAGATGGGACTCTCCTACAGTCAAATTGGTTTCATCATGACGTGCCAATATGCGGCAGGTGCCATCTCCAATGTTCCAGGTGGCATGTTGGTCGATGTGTGGGGAAAAAAGGGTCAGTTGATGGCCCTTTCGCTTTTTTGGGTGGGCTTTCCCTATTTGATGATGGGCTTTTCATCGCAATATTGGATGCTGCTCATTTGCGTGATGCTGGTGGGCATTGGCAACAACTTGTGGCATCCCACCGCCATTCCATTGTTGGGCAGCATGTTTCCCAAGCGCAAAGGCCTGGCTTTGTCATTGCACGGCATGGGTGGCAACGTGGGTGATGCCCTCGCACCTTTGGCCGTCGGTGCCTTGCTCACCACTTTGTCATGGCGTGAAATTGTGGTGCTCAACGTGGTGCCTGGTGCGGCCATGTCGATGCTCATTTTGTTCTTCTTGGGCACCATGACCTTTGCACCCAAAAAGAAAACTGCGCCTTCGTCAGATGCGCCAGTTGCAGCCGCTGATGCAAAGGGCCAGAGCATGCACAGTTATTTGCAAGGTGTGAAAGATTTGATGCGCACACCCGGACTGTTCTTGCTCACACTCAGCTCTGGCTTTCGCTCCATGACCCAAGGCACCTTGCTCACCTTCTTGCCTTTGTACTTGGCCAAAGAAATGCACTACGACGTCTTCTGGGTCGGTGCTGGCATGGCCTTGTTGCAATTGGCGGGTTTCATTGCGGCGCCGATCGCGGGCCACTTGTCGGACACCATGGGTCGCAAAACCATTTTGATGTCGTCCTTTGGCATGAGTGGTGTGGTCTTGTTGCTCATGACCTTTGCCGGTGGTTCACCGTGGTTTGTATTTTTGATTGCTGTCTTGGGCTTCTTCTTGTACGCCGCGCGGCCCATCATGCAGGCCTGGATGTTGGAAGCCACGCCTAAAAATATGGGCGGTACGGCCATTGGTTTGATGTTCGGCATGCAGTCGGGTGCGCAGGCTGTGGCGCCCATCTTGGGCGGCATTGTGGCCGACCATTACGGCCTTTTGGCTGCGTTCTATTTGCTCGCGGCCACCATCATCATTGCCAACCTCATGGTTTATTGGATTCCGGCCCATTCAAAGGACGCATCACATGACTGA
- a CDS encoding ABC transporter substrate-binding protein, whose product MIRKTLGVVACLSIWGLSFSALAQTDPNLLRSIAPDRAAKLAAAAKAEGAITLYTSIAEKDLKPLIEPFEKKYGVKVSTWRASGDSVMNRTLNETKAKRYNVDVVHAGAVELEVLHREKMLQAVASPHFADLMPGSVPAHKEYATTIYSMWVQAYNTGAVKKTDLPKTYQDLLDPKWKGRLGYEVENIDWFVTVVQSMGEAKGLQYFRELATTNGISVRKGHTNLTNMVAAGEVPVALTVYNYMPEQLKKKGAPIDWTVLQPAVVRGNAVGVMKNAKNPAAAALFMDYLLGEGQQAYADLEYLPANSKIPSTLRNYKMLVVDPEESLDRRDKWRKLYDEIIMRGAK is encoded by the coding sequence ATGATTCGCAAAACATTAGGTGTTGTCGCATGTCTGAGCATTTGGGGGCTGAGCTTCAGTGCCCTGGCTCAAACAGATCCGAATTTGTTGCGCAGTATCGCGCCCGATCGCGCAGCCAAATTGGCCGCTGCAGCCAAAGCAGAAGGCGCCATCACGCTGTACACCTCCATTGCCGAAAAAGATCTGAAGCCTTTGATTGAGCCGTTCGAGAAGAAGTACGGTGTCAAGGTGTCGACTTGGCGCGCCAGTGGCGACAGTGTTATGAACCGCACCTTGAACGAAACCAAAGCCAAGCGCTACAACGTGGATGTGGTGCATGCTGGTGCTGTGGAGCTTGAAGTACTGCACCGGGAGAAAATGCTGCAAGCTGTGGCCTCGCCGCACTTTGCAGACTTGATGCCAGGCAGCGTGCCTGCGCACAAAGAATATGCCACCACCATCTACTCTATGTGGGTGCAGGCTTACAACACGGGCGCTGTGAAAAAAACTGATTTGCCCAAAACCTACCAAGACCTGTTGGACCCTAAGTGGAAAGGCCGCTTGGGCTATGAGGTGGAAAACATCGATTGGTTTGTGACCGTGGTGCAGTCCATGGGCGAAGCCAAAGGACTGCAATATTTTCGAGAACTGGCCACCACCAATGGCATCTCAGTTCGCAAGGGCCATACCAACCTCACCAACATGGTGGCAGCTGGCGAAGTACCCGTGGCCCTCACCGTCTACAACTACATGCCTGAGCAGCTGAAGAAAAAAGGTGCGCCGATCGATTGGACCGTGCTGCAACCTGCGGTGGTGCGTGGCAACGCTGTGGGCGTGATGAAAAATGCCAAAAATCCAGCGGCCGCAGCGCTCTTCATGGACTATCTGTTGGGCGAGGGTCAGCAGGCCTACGCAGACCTTGAGTACCTGCCAGCCAATAGCAAGATTCCAAGCACTTTGCGCAATTACAAAATGTTGGTGGTCGACCCTGAAGAGAGCCTAGACCGCCGTGACAAATGGCGCAAGTTGTACGACGAAATCATCATGCGTGGAGCCAAATAA
- a CDS encoding ABC transporter substrate-binding protein: MSVSRFSRRQMIQAGAASLGVAAMGPLMAQPSAATTAALAALSGPERLKRLVEGAKKEGVVSIYTSMPQDDMAALTSAFEAKYGVKAKVWRSGSEKILQRGLLEAKANRFEVDVFETNSPEMEVLSREKVLIAGNSPFLSELIPQAIPAHKEWIATRLNIFTCAYNTKLVRKEDLPKSYQDLLDPKWKGKLAVEADDSDWLAETVMKMGEEKGIALFKEIARKNAVSVRKGHTLLANLVASGEVPMALTLYNYKIEQMKNSGAPVDWFALEPTIARPNSNGVARSAPHPHAALLFQDFELSEGQVILGKRDFIPTSTKVPSTLNKMPLTFANPKTTLDDGHKWNKIYDEIFSRKG, encoded by the coding sequence ATGAGCGTTTCTCGTTTTTCTCGCCGCCAAATGATACAAGCCGGTGCCGCCTCTTTGGGCGTGGCCGCAATGGGTCCTTTGATGGCGCAACCTTCAGCCGCCACCACCGCCGCTTTGGCTGCTTTATCGGGTCCTGAGCGCTTGAAACGTTTGGTGGAAGGCGCCAAAAAAGAAGGCGTGGTCAGCATTTACACGTCCATGCCACAAGACGACATGGCCGCCCTGACCTCTGCTTTTGAAGCCAAATACGGTGTCAAGGCCAAGGTCTGGCGCAGTGGCTCTGAAAAAATCTTGCAACGTGGTTTGCTAGAAGCCAAAGCCAACCGCTTTGAAGTAGACGTGTTTGAAACCAACAGCCCTGAGATGGAAGTCTTGTCGCGCGAGAAGGTGTTGATCGCGGGCAATTCACCTTTCTTAAGCGAGTTGATTCCTCAAGCCATCCCTGCGCACAAAGAGTGGATTGCCACGCGCTTGAACATTTTCACCTGTGCTTACAACACGAAACTGGTGCGCAAAGAAGATTTGCCCAAATCCTACCAAGATTTGCTCGACCCCAAATGGAAAGGCAAGTTGGCGGTTGAGGCCGATGACAGCGATTGGCTGGCCGAAACGGTGATGAAGATGGGTGAAGAAAAAGGCATCGCCTTGTTCAAAGAAATTGCCCGCAAGAATGCCGTCTCTGTCCGCAAAGGCCACACTTTGTTGGCCAATTTGGTAGCTTCTGGCGAAGTGCCCATGGCCCTCACTTTGTACAACTACAAAATTGAACAAATGAAAAACTCGGGCGCGCCTGTGGATTGGTTCGCCTTGGAACCCACCATTGCACGCCCCAATTCCAATGGTGTGGCCCGCAGTGCGCCGCACCCCCATGCTGCGCTTTTGTTCCAAGACTTTGAACTCAGTGAAGGCCAGGTCATTTTGGGCAAGCGGGATTTCATCCCGACCAGTACCAAGGTGCCTTCGACCTTGAACAAAATGCCACTGACTTTTGCCAACCCCAAAACAACTTTGGACGATGGCCATAAGTGGAACAAAATTTACGACGAAATTTTCAGCCGCAAAGGTTGA